AGAAGTAATCTGATTGGCATATAAAAGCCattacataaaaataaaataaatagatgtTTCCTCAAAGAAACACGAGATCTGAAAAAATCAGACCACATCATTTTATTATATAGCCATGAATAATCCAACGTACATTTTAATATTTGATATTATCCAGATATATTTTAGACCGTGAATGCTGTGAATTACTTGATTTTACATCTCCAAATCAGTGATTGAGATTCCCCAACGAAATTTCACTCAACAAATGATTATTTAAATCCCGTTCACAATACTTTCTcccaagaaaaaaaggaaaaaaaaaaaaactcatgttAACTCTTTTTCTCAAGGGTGTGCAGATCGTGattctgtttttttatttatttaaatgccAGCGCAATAGCAAAAGATAACCCAAAGTAAACATGCCAATATACAGGGCGATGAGAAATCGTCTATAAAGGACATAGACAACATCAAGTGAAATTCAAGTTATTTGCAAGTGTTCTATCAAACAGCTGCTTCATACGACAGCAATGATGATGAAACCAACTGTTTTGGTGATGTTTTTTATGTTCTGTTTAATGGGGATAGGAGATGCAGGGAGGTACGAACTTATAAACCAGATAGATGTTCCATTATCAGCAAGTTATATATGGGATGTTTACAGTTCTTCAGATCTCCCTAAGCTCATCGTTAAGTTACTTCCCAAAGTGTTCGACCGGATCGATTACATAAGCGGAAATGGTAGTGTCGGCACCATCGTTAGCGTTGTTTTAACCCCTGGTATATTCTGACCAAATCCTTTATTTCTTTCATATGTactgttgttttttattttcgttttttttttagtACGTGGTGCGTAATGCATAAACAAGCATATCCACTGCTTGAGATTGCATTCAAAAATTTGGTAGATTTGAATCTTTATCTAACTACTAGCAGTTGAATGTTCTCAGGGTCAACGCCACAAATGTACAAAGAGATCTACCGGACAATAGATCACGTTCGTCTTGTAAAGGAGGTACAACAAATTTCAGGAGGGTACCTAGCTATGGGTGTGACATATTACATGGATAAGGTCGAAGTCATTCCTACCGATCCCTACTCATGTATCATCAGATCCACAACGGAATATGAAGTTCCGTATCATCTTGCTTATAAAGTCAACTCACTAATTATTAAGGGTCTTGTTCCGGTGGCTAAAGCCATTGCAAAGTATGTTCTGGAATTTGGAGATATTCATAGAGGTGTGCAGTCAGAGGACGGAGTAGTTGCAGCAGATGACGGACGTTGCTCCGATATTGGGCGCAACATGTTGATAAGAGGGGGTCATGCGGTTGATGCAGCAGTTGCAACATGCTTATGTTTGGGCGTTGTCTATCCAATGTCAAGTGGAATAGGAGGTGGTGCCTTCATGGTGgttctaaattcatcaaattcaaaAGCCCAAGCTTTTAATTCAAGAGAGACGGCACCTAAACTTGCATCTAAGGTTCAATCTTAGTCCCTCACTTCCATTTTAGTACTTATCTATATATTCAGCGATTCCTTATCAGCTTGTACTGTTAAACAACATAAACAGGATATGTATGAAAAGAACATAACATGGAAGTCCAAAGGTGCGAGTTCAATGGGTGTTCCGGGTGAAATAGCTGGGCTTCATGTAGCATGGTCGATATATGGGAAATTGAACTGGAGTGATCTTTTTCAACCTGCCATTAAACTTGCAAGAGATGGTTTTGTAGTCTCTCATTTCCTCGGGCTGGGCATTAATAAGAGCAGAGAAATGATCGAGTCCGATTCTAATGGATTACGTAGAGTGTTCATGCCTAACGGGCGGTTGTTGCAAGCGGGAGATACTAGCTATAACAGAAAACTTGCGGACACTTTAGAGACACTAGCAAAGGAAGGACCTTCGGCATTTTATAACGGGGACCTAGGAAAGAATTTTGTTAAGGATGTGCAGGCTGCTCAAGGAATTGTAACAGAGGAGGATTTGAGGAACTACGTAGTTAATATAACTGATGTTGTGACAACTAATGTCATGGGTTTCACCATACTTGGGATGCCTGTTCCTTCAACTGGTATTCTTGGGATTTCTATGGTATGTAAAATactgtttctttgtttttctGGCTGAGCGATTGAGTTTTCGGGTAGCTAATTTGGGTTATTGCTGATACCTGCAGGTTCTAAACATTTTAAGTGACTACGGGCCAAAATTAGAATTTATCAAGACTCCATTGGGTCTTCATCGATTAATTGAAGCACTAAAGCATATGTTGGCGTATCGAATGAACCTCGGTGATCCATACTTTGTCGACATAAAAAAATACCAAGACAATATGCTTTGTCCATCCTTTGCAGCAAAAAttcgagaaaaaataaaagatgatACCACCTTACCCACCAATGACTATTTACCCCAGTAAGAAACATTTACTTAAACACTATTACATAAGCAGCATTGGCTAACTTTGTGATATAACTAATTATAAATAATTCTTGTGTGGTGATTTGATAATCAGATGGGAACAACTAGATGATCATGGAACCACTCATTTTAGCATCGTTGATAAACACAGAAATGTGGTATCAATGACGGCAACCATTAATCATTATTTCGGAGCTGGCGTACTCTCCCCTTCAACAGGTATCATTCTTAATAATCAGATGGATGATTTCTCTGCTCCCAACGATAAATTCGATAAAGAAGGCAAACGTAAATTTCCTCCGGCACCATCGAATTATATCGAAGGAAACAAGAGACCCTTATCTTCTATGAGCCCTCTAATTATTCTCAAGGTAAACTAAAATTTTCTTTCTTGTGATTCCAAATTAGCTTATTTTTCAAAGCCATGCGACCTTAttcagaactttttttttttgttttttatataGGAGGATCAACTAGTCGGAGTTCTCGGAGCTAGCGGTGGGATTAACATAATCCCCGCAGTTATTCAAGTGTTGTTGAACCACTTTATCAATAAGATGGATCCTTTGTCCGCTGTTAAACAACCGAGGGTTTACCATAAGGTATAAAGTGTCAACATAAATTATTGAAAATTATAAATGAAATTATTGGGATAATCTTCTCATTTCTTAAAAAGTTGCGTCTCCTTTTATGTACAGGTAGTACCAAATGAGGTGTTGTATGAGAACTGGACAGTGGTTACTGGTGAACACATACAACTTTCACAAGATAACATCTCAATTTTGAGAGGGAAAAAACATAATTTGACACAAACGGCAGTCGGAGCAATTTGTCAATTTGTTGTGCAAAAGGAAGGAATACTTACTGCAGTTAGTGATCCAAGAAAAGGTGGAAGGCCTGCTGCGGTTGTACCTGAATCTAGTCATCCGTATTTTATGTAAAGGcaattggtcaatattttgattgttATGCTAGTTTGAGGTCGTAGTAGTGTTTCAATAAATTTCCGATTTGATTAGGATTATGGTCTGTCGGGTGATCTCCGTAGATTTTAATGGCCAAACTACCCTTTCCTTCAAGGTTATACAGATGCTGATATAGCAAATtctattcacaaaattggttaaaaagatcaaaatcaacaattcctggatgaaaaggacatttagattttgatactgtttaaatggacaaaaattgtaaaaatagcaaggatgtaaacagtttcattctacccattttcatatatttttttcatttttaatttacatcaggatgcatccagtttcatccttcctattttttaagtttaagtctggatgaatccagtttcatccttgctatttttttagtgtccatttcacccataataatttttactcgtccatttgaaccatgttttaaaaatatttggacaaatgacccattttccgtattctATTAGATAAACAAGGCCTAAGCATTATTCACATTGGTTCGGTTTTAGCCCCATCTGCATCCAGTCAAGTTCATGACGGATTTATAATTTCATATCCACAACCAATAGATTTACATTTGATGGAGGCGCCCGTGATTTGATTGGTTCGATTTTTAATTTGGTATATGTATTCGCATTGGTTCAGTGAATTCATGGGATGCAGATTCTTTTTATAATTAACACTAGAACTTCATCCTTGTCATGACAGCACGGCCTCCATAATAAGTTAAAAGATTATATCAATTTTATGTCTTGtcatttttgttttagttttatataaattaataatggtTCTCTatgttttttaattattattattttttctggaGAATCGTTAGGTTGATCAAAATATATGTCCCAAAGAAACCACCGAATGAAGCACGTAGTGCGGCCAGCTTGTACAATCGTTTGCTTACACTCTTCGATTTTTTTTGGGTTATTTTTCGTGACAAATTGCGATCAGTTTGtactaggggtgtgcaacggacggacgcaTGCGAATTATGGATCACCCGTGTCCAATCTgttaaagttgcggatttggaaaatccaaccgtgtccgaTTCAATCACTCACGGATTTGACATCCGCGGATTAACGGGTAATACGAACAAGAtgggattaaccgcggatttagtaAAAAAGATATACGTATAACAGCTATAGTGCTCTTGCTTTAAACGTACAGCAAATACGATTACAAATTTCAGCATCTATACCACGTCGACTCAGTATTCATCAGATCTATTGAAAAACTGATTACAATTACAACCATTTCATATATTTAGGAACGTTTGATTTCCTCAGTATCATTAGTGTtgaaataatcaatcaatcaaaaaataCGAAAACAAACCATGGAGAAAGAAAATTGGATATGACAAGTCACTAATCTAaagaataaaataagaaaaactacCACGTGAAGCCTTATGCATGTCATACTGATACAGTGGAAGAATAATACTTAGGTTACCTGTTTGCCTCAAGCCGTTTCTGTAAATCTAGGATTTTCTGAAACAAAGCCAGTGGAGAGGAAATTAAAAGAAGGTGAAGAGTATTTTCTGCTTACGATATTTACTAAATTACTATCAAGTGTTTAACTTTACATCATCCGGTCATTGACATCACACATGGGCTTGTTGTAACAAGGATGCCAAATTAGAATTGATGTGTTTAGAAATATCCATTCTCGACAAACTTCCTCAAGCCAGACTAAAATTCATCAACATAGATTATAAAGCAGCAGCTGATTCAATAGCTAAAGAAGCAAGAATACAAAGTTTACAATTCGTTTAGAAGCATATGCAACAACAAATTCGGAAAGAAAGTATCCTTTCTAATGTGtttaaaaaaatgaaattgtagatcTTTTGTATTATATTGCTTAATTAATATAATCTCtctttttatctatttttttttagaattgatgACTATATGCTGGAgactaaaaacaaacaaaagatcAGTATAAGATGTTGTACGTTTTATAAGAAGCGCACATCAGCTACGGTGCGGATGGATCCGCGAATTTCTAAGTCTAACCGCAATCAAATCGCGCTAAAAGTGTGGATATGAGAATCCTACCCGTGTTCGGACCATAAATCTTGCGGATTGGATTTAACCATAATCGGATGGATAtggatgaaatccgcggttcctGACTTTTTGCTCACTCCTAATTTGTAcaactttctttttgtttttgaacCAACTTATTTTCACATTAAAATGTTAGTCTGTGGTGAGTAAGCCCAAACACGAAATGTCTTTATCTGGGCCCAATAGTGTATTTCTTTAATAGTCCACTCTtcaaaagaacgattttttgcgCACCACTGTTTTTTGGgggccatggttttattttggg
This is a stretch of genomic DNA from Papaver somniferum cultivar HN1 chromosome 1, ASM357369v1, whole genome shotgun sequence. It encodes these proteins:
- the LOC113339244 gene encoding glutathione hydrolase 3-like — protein: MYKEIYRTIDHVRLVKEVQQISGGYLAMGVTYYMDKVEVIPTDPYSCIIRSTTEYEVPYHLAYKVNSLIIKGLVPVAKAIAKYVLEFGDIHRGVQSEDGVVAADDGRCSDIGRNMLIRGGHAVDAAVATCLCLGVVYPMSSGIGGGAFMVVLNSSNSKAQAFNSRETAPKLASKDMYEKNITWKSKGASSMGVPGEIAGLHVAWSIYGKLNWSDLFQPAIKLARDGFVVSHFLGLGINKSREMIESDSNGLRRVFMPNGRLLQAGDTSYNRKLADTLETLAKEGPSAFYNGDLGKNFVKDVQAAQGIVTEEDLRNYVVNITDVVTTNVMGFTILGMPVPSTGILGISMVLNILSDYGPKLEFIKTPLGLHRLIEALKHMLAYRMNLGDPYFVDIKKYQDNMLCPSFAAKIREKIKDDTTLPTNDYLPQWEQLDDHGTTHFSIVDKHRNVVSMTATINHYFGAGVLSPSTGIILNNQMDDFSAPNDKFDKEGKRKFPPAPSNYIEGNKRPLSSMSPLIILKEDQLVGVLGASGGINIIPAVIQVLLNHFINKMDPLSAVKQPRVYHKVVPNEVLYENWTVVTGEHIQLSQDNISILRGKKHNLTQTAVGAICQFVVQKEGILTAVSDPRKGGRPAAVVPESSHPYFM